A DNA window from Bacillus andreraoultii contains the following coding sequences:
- a CDS encoding MerR family transcriptional regulator: MYTVHEVAKLAHTTVKTLHHYHKIGLLIPEQTTEAGYRLYGIKDLERLQQILFYKELDFPLKEIKQLLDGEINRENTLIQQKYLLEQKIDRFKGLIRTINSSIKNAKEGVDIDMETMFKGFETEDEWQEALKDQNEHLKEEYDFDFLNQTIDVESMNDSAMEAQSFNEDMIHFLQEGFSPNDSKVLDRVKEHLSFLEKKDHPSTPQDFLNQTEFFIVDDFHRNMLEQWQVGYTYFLNKVAASYMANIK; this comes from the coding sequence ATGTATACCGTTCATGAAGTTGCAAAACTAGCTCATACCACAGTGAAGACATTACACCATTACCACAAAATAGGTCTTTTGATTCCGGAGCAGACGACAGAAGCCGGATATCGCCTATATGGAATAAAAGATTTAGAACGATTACAGCAAATACTTTTTTATAAAGAATTGGATTTTCCTCTCAAGGAAATTAAACAATTATTAGATGGCGAAATCAACAGGGAAAATACGTTGATTCAACAAAAATATTTACTAGAACAAAAAATTGATCGATTTAAAGGACTAATCAGGACGATCAATTCCTCTATTAAAAATGCCAAAGAAGGAGTCGATATAGATATGGAAACCATGTTTAAAGGTTTTGAAACTGAAGACGAATGGCAAGAAGCCTTAAAAGACCAAAACGAACATTTGAAAGAAGAATATGATTTTGACTTCTTAAATCAGACAATTGATGTAGAATCAATGAACGACTCTGCCATGGAAGCACAGTCATTTAATGAAGATATGATTCATTTCTTACAAGAAGGTTTCTCTCCAAATGATTCAAAAGTTTTGGATCGTGTAAAAGAACATTTATCCTTTTTAGAAAAAAAAGATCATCCATCAACGCCGCAAGACTTTCTAAATCAGACGGAGTTTTTCATCGTTGACGACTTTCATAGAAATATGCTTGAGCAATGGCAAGTGGGTTACACTTACTTTCTAAATAAAGTAGCAGCTAGTTATATGGCAAATATTAAATAG
- a CDS encoding ABC transporter permease: MNNITFVLLLSKKKLTPLIKNPIAIIISTFQPLIFLVLFGTIFSSISSVSGFEESNYVSYILPGILIMNALFGGIYLGMSTLDDMREGIFNRYLIAPKNNLIFIIGDLVYIFTFQLIQSTLLVIIGYFMGFRLPMGIVSPILFLVTPALFSCLIGSISIGIAVLTKKHSTMITVMQFFSFPLIFLSSAFMPSNLLPKWISILSIVNPVDWVVRASQSTFNHSPAINYYLLIVSCLVMAVFFCKFTYDVQRK, from the coding sequence ATGAATAACATAACATTCGTTTTGTTATTATCAAAAAAGAAGCTAACACCGCTAATTAAAAATCCAATAGCAATTATCATTTCAACGTTCCAACCATTGATTTTCCTAGTGCTGTTTGGAACGATATTTTCAAGCATATCTTCCGTTAGTGGATTTGAAGAATCCAATTATGTATCGTATATTTTACCGGGAATTCTGATCATGAATGCTTTATTTGGCGGAATATACTTAGGAATGAGTACTTTAGATGATATGAGAGAAGGAATATTTAACCGATATTTAATCGCCCCGAAGAATAACTTAATTTTTATCATTGGTGATTTAGTCTACATTTTCACTTTTCAATTGATCCAATCCACTTTGCTTGTGATTATTGGCTATTTTATGGGATTCAGACTTCCAATGGGAATCGTTTCACCAATTCTTTTTCTTGTTACACCAGCATTATTTTCGTGTCTAATCGGATCTATTTCAATTGGAATTGCCGTTCTAACCAAAAAGCACTCAACGATGATCACTGTCATGCAGTTTTTCTCTTTCCCATTGATTTTTTTGTCTTCTGCCTTTATGCCAAGCAATTTATTACCAAAGTGGATAAGTATCCTGTCAATAGTAAATCCAGTTGACTGGGTAGTTAGAGCATCACAATCTACTTTCAACCATTCGCCCGCAATTAACTACTATTTACTGATTGTTTCATGTCTTGTTATGGCTGTTTTCTTTTGTAAATTCACGTATGATGTTCAAAGAAAATAG
- a CDS encoding ABC transporter ATP-binding protein yields MYDHYEIVLNAVSKTFGKKAALNNVSLKVKKGSIFGLIGPNGAGKSTLTSILATLSLPNEGTVKISDLDVVSKVNEVRKKVGVTFQQTTVFSTGTAWENILIAGKMYGMRTSKIMERGEHLLKEFDLFQVSNDLVGTYSGGMKRKLDIAISLLHKPEVLLLDEPTAGLDPESRTTLWKIITKISQDEGTTIFVTTHYLEEINHLATEIALINNGKILDIGTPKELINKLAADQIEIHYHKLDLASIYKIEEYISDLKEVVSHKIKPTALTIMTSHGQQILSELLRYLIQINVEIEFSELKQATLNDVYLTNFNEKGAEQ; encoded by the coding sequence ATGTATGACCATTATGAAATAGTTTTAAACGCTGTTAGCAAAACATTTGGCAAAAAGGCAGCCTTAAATAATGTGTCTCTTAAAGTGAAAAAAGGTTCTATCTTCGGACTAATTGGTCCAAATGGTGCAGGAAAATCTACTTTGACGAGTATATTAGCTACTTTATCCTTGCCAAATGAGGGTACTGTCAAAATTTCGGATTTAGACGTTGTTTCAAAGGTGAATGAGGTTCGAAAAAAAGTTGGAGTCACATTCCAACAAACAACTGTATTTTCGACTGGAACAGCTTGGGAAAACATATTGATTGCAGGAAAAATGTATGGCATGAGAACTTCAAAAATAATGGAACGAGGAGAACACCTGTTAAAGGAATTTGATTTGTTCCAAGTATCCAACGATTTGGTTGGTACTTACTCAGGTGGAATGAAAAGAAAATTGGATATTGCGATAAGTTTGCTTCATAAACCTGAAGTTCTTTTACTGGATGAACCTACAGCTGGATTAGACCCAGAGTCAAGAACTACCTTGTGGAAAATAATTACAAAAATTTCTCAAGATGAAGGAACGACAATTTTTGTAACAACACACTATTTAGAGGAAATTAATCACCTAGCAACTGAAATTGCATTGATCAACAATGGAAAGATACTTGATATTGGGACGCCAAAAGAATTGATCAATAAACTTGCGGCTGATCAAATTGAAATCCACTATCACAAATTAGATTTGGCCAGCATTTATAAAATCGAAGAATATATTTCTGACCTAAAAGAGGTCGTTAGCCACAAAATAAAACCAACAGCATTAACAATTATGACGAGTCATGGACAACAAATATTATCTGAATTATTGAGATACTTAATTCAAATTAATGTCGAAATTGAATTTAGTGAACTGAAACAGGCAACATTAAATGACGTTTATTTAACAAACTTTAATGAGAAAGGAGCAGAACAATGA
- a CDS encoding alpha/beta fold hydrolase, with protein sequence MIGNFPEIKTIKLKLNDINVNCYTAGESGSPVILLHGAGVDSANISWSEVLGPLSKNHRVFAPDLPGYGESDKPNVEYSLSFYIDILNQIIDRLHLEKANLVGLSLGGGISLGYTLEYPARVEKLVLVGAWGLFSKLPYHLLTYWYTQSFLNELSYKWSSKSRRFVKWTLLNSLFGNPNNVSEELVDEIYGFLQAPHAGKAFMSFQRSEITRTGLRTKLAENLSEIKKRTLIVHGSKDTSVPIKHAFEAHEAMKASELYVMEGCKHWPQKERPEEFTRVITTFLGKE encoded by the coding sequence ATGATAGGAAACTTTCCAGAAATTAAAACGATAAAACTAAAATTAAATGATATAAATGTCAATTGCTATACAGCTGGAGAATCTGGTTCTCCTGTGATACTTTTGCATGGTGCAGGAGTTGATTCAGCAAATATATCTTGGAGTGAGGTATTAGGTCCTTTATCAAAAAATCACCGTGTATTTGCTCCTGACCTTCCTGGGTATGGAGAAAGTGATAAACCTAATGTGGAATATTCACTTTCCTTTTACATTGATATATTGAATCAAATAATAGATCGTCTTCACCTTGAGAAGGCTAACTTGGTTGGACTATCTTTAGGTGGAGGAATCTCTCTTGGGTATACGCTCGAATATCCAGCTCGAGTAGAAAAGCTAGTATTAGTAGGTGCGTGGGGGCTATTTAGTAAACTTCCTTATCATCTTCTCACTTATTGGTATACACAATCATTCCTCAATGAACTTTCGTATAAATGGTCAAGTAAAAGCAGAAGATTTGTGAAGTGGACGCTGCTAAATAGTTTATTTGGAAATCCTAATAATGTATCAGAAGAACTTGTAGATGAAATTTATGGATTTTTACAAGCACCACATGCTGGTAAAGCATTTATGTCATTCCAGAGAAGTGAGATTACACGCACAGGACTTAGAACTAAGTTGGCAGAAAATCTATCTGAAATTAAAAAACGGACATTAATCGTTCATGGGTCAAAAGATACCTCAGTTCCTATTAAACATGCGTTTGAAGCACATGAGGCTATGAAGGCTTCCGAGCTGTATGTAATGGAAGGGTGTAAACATTGGCCACAGAAAGAGAGACCGGAAGAGTTTACCCGAGTTATTACAACATTTCTAGGGAAAGAGTAA
- a CDS encoding TetR/AcrR family transcriptional regulator yields the protein MDGFEKRREQKKRDILNAALALFMEYGLQKVSITEIAKKANVSQVTIYNYFESKENLVRLVFKFYVDQIWDEQKHLLVNDLPFNEKIKKIIFEKGIAANQISERFFQDFMKDYASGQSYVEEVYQKEALPLFIKLFNEGREQGYIDSEISDEAILFYLKMFQEYLQREDVATMTLPIAEDLTKLFFYGIAGKKED from the coding sequence ATGGATGGGTTTGAAAAACGTAGGGAACAAAAGAAAAGAGACATTTTAAATGCCGCATTAGCCCTATTCATGGAGTATGGATTACAAAAGGTATCTATTACAGAAATAGCTAAAAAGGCCAATGTATCGCAAGTCACCATATATAATTACTTTGAAAGTAAAGAAAATCTAGTTCGTTTAGTTTTTAAGTTTTATGTTGATCAGATATGGGATGAACAAAAACATCTATTAGTTAATGACCTTCCATTTAATGAGAAGATTAAAAAGATTATATTTGAAAAAGGTATTGCCGCTAATCAAATAAGCGAACGATTTTTTCAAGACTTTATGAAAGATTATGCAAGTGGGCAGAGTTATGTTGAAGAAGTATATCAAAAGGAAGCCCTTCCACTCTTCATTAAACTTTTTAATGAAGGTAGAGAACAAGGATATATTGACTCTGAGATATCAGATGAAGCTATTTTATTCTATTTAAAGATGTTTCAAGAATATTTGCAGCGTGAAGATGTTGCCACAATGACACTTCCAATTGCTGAGGATCTTACCAAGTTATTCTTTTACGGCATAGCAGGTAAGAAAGAAGATTAA
- the rlmD gene encoding 23S rRNA (uracil(1939)-C(5))-methyltransferase RlmD, with protein MKKQTNTTVKITKGQVFPLTIKRLGINGEGVGYFKKQVVFVPGALPGEEVVVEATNIQQKFAEGRIKKIRKKSPHRVNPPCPIYEDCGGCQIQHLAYNQQLIEKRDLVIQALERHTKLNTEQLVIRPTIGMDDPWLYRNKSQFQLGEIKGNYIAGLFSMNSHRLIDIPNCIVQHPATNKAVRVVKEILSDLKVPVYNERKHSGIVRTIVARVAVGTGEVQVVLITAKKELPKKELIVSEIQMRLPEVKSIIQNVNGKKTSLIFGDESLQLGGEQSIQEVLGDISFELSSRAFFQLNPIQTVKLYDEVKKAAQLTGKEKVVDAYCGVGTIGLWIADRAGEIRGMDVIQEGIEDARNNARRLGVKNAHYEVGKAETVMPKWVKAGWKPDVVIIDPPRSGCDDALLDTILKTEAKKVVYVSCNPSTLAKDLNKLTKKYKIEYMQPVDMFPQTMHVECVAWMSRVV; from the coding sequence ATGAAAAAACAAACAAATACAACGGTCAAAATTACAAAAGGACAAGTTTTCCCGTTAACGATTAAACGCCTCGGCATTAATGGGGAAGGTGTCGGCTATTTTAAAAAACAAGTCGTCTTTGTACCTGGAGCATTGCCAGGGGAAGAAGTGGTTGTTGAAGCAACAAATATTCAACAGAAATTTGCAGAAGGGCGGATTAAAAAGATTCGAAAAAAATCGCCCCACAGAGTGAACCCGCCTTGCCCCATTTATGAAGATTGTGGAGGCTGCCAAATTCAGCATTTAGCATATAACCAACAACTTATCGAAAAGCGCGATTTAGTCATTCAAGCATTGGAACGACATACAAAGTTAAACACCGAACAACTTGTAATTCGCCCGACAATCGGAATGGACGATCCGTGGTTATATCGAAATAAATCACAATTCCAATTAGGAGAAATAAAGGGAAATTACATAGCTGGGCTTTTCAGTATGAACTCACACCGTTTAATTGATATCCCAAACTGTATTGTTCAACACCCAGCAACAAATAAAGCTGTCCGCGTTGTAAAAGAGATTTTAAGCGACTTAAAAGTACCTGTATATAATGAAAGAAAACATTCTGGTATTGTCCGAACAATTGTAGCACGCGTTGCAGTCGGTACGGGTGAGGTTCAAGTTGTTTTAATAACAGCTAAAAAAGAACTACCGAAGAAGGAATTAATTGTTTCAGAAATCCAAATGCGTCTTCCCGAGGTGAAATCTATTATTCAAAACGTTAACGGGAAAAAAACCTCGCTCATCTTTGGTGATGAATCCCTTCAACTTGGTGGAGAACAATCCATTCAAGAAGTATTAGGTGACATAAGTTTTGAATTATCGTCTCGTGCTTTCTTCCAATTAAATCCAATCCAAACGGTAAAGTTATATGATGAAGTGAAAAAAGCAGCGCAATTAACTGGTAAAGAGAAGGTCGTTGATGCCTACTGTGGTGTCGGGACAATTGGATTATGGATTGCAGATCGGGCCGGTGAAATTCGGGGGATGGACGTAATTCAAGAAGGAATCGAGGACGCAAGGAACAATGCCCGTCGTCTTGGAGTGAAAAATGCCCATTATGAAGTTGGAAAAGCGGAAACCGTTATGCCAAAATGGGTAAAGGCAGGATGGAAACCAGACGTTGTTATCATTGATCCTCCACGGAGCGGTTGTGACGACGCATTACTGGATACAATCTTGAAAACGGAAGCAAAAAAAGTCGTTTACGTATCGTGCAACCCGTCTACGTTAGCGAAGGATCTAAATAAATTGACCAAGAAATATAAGATCGAATACATGCAACCTGTTGATATGTTTCCACAAACGATGCATGTTGAGTGTGTGGCGTGGATGTCTAGGGTGGTGTAG
- a CDS encoding ISLre2 family transposase, giving the protein MDKIISRIYGLIKETNNLIEFEEQLQILMYETFASLVGDVFTNINQVIKENKQTENWTVERNDEKTIQFIFGSVRFKRTLMHDVNGNPHYPLDEWLGFIKHQRYSPLVEVKVAELASENTYRESARILKEWSAVNVSHTTVGNIVKKVGEAQAKADQEMVDELEESASLPEGKKVDFLYAEADGVFVRGTERKKQMEVCHGIIYEGWNKNGKRVSLRNQKVIMTTQPTNTFWKEFQAFSANEYSIENTHVITNSDGGRGYTAEKFQEAFSQSKHQVLNQLDSYHIGEALNRALGWKKNKFKGSIQQALSDHDKKAFSLYLDTFESMLTDEKEIKKVNDFRGYILNNWDRIFDWRDKVKSHPKDARGLGGMESNQRRISFRMKKRGMHWSKEGAEAMVKVKQGIINGTLRDVYLKAQGRSERKHREVKRTIRMSQVLRQPTQPSIGVKNGSISLYVAHSTATGKLLKCFR; this is encoded by the coding sequence ATGGATAAAATTATATCAAGAATTTATGGATTAATAAAGGAAACAAATAATTTAATTGAATTCGAGGAACAACTTCAAATCTTGATGTATGAAACATTCGCATCATTAGTTGGGGATGTTTTTACTAATATTAATCAAGTAATCAAAGAAAATAAGCAAACGGAAAATTGGACAGTTGAAAGAAACGATGAGAAGACAATCCAATTTATTTTCGGATCTGTTCGCTTTAAGAGGACGCTTATGCATGATGTTAATGGAAATCCACACTATCCCTTAGATGAGTGGCTAGGGTTCATAAAACATCAAAGGTATAGCCCTCTGGTGGAAGTAAAGGTAGCTGAATTAGCAAGTGAAAATACATACCGTGAATCTGCACGTATTTTAAAAGAATGGTCGGCTGTAAATGTTAGCCATACAACAGTCGGTAATATTGTGAAAAAGGTTGGAGAGGCCCAAGCAAAGGCTGACCAAGAAATGGTGGATGAACTTGAAGAATCGGCATCGTTGCCAGAAGGAAAGAAAGTTGATTTTTTATATGCAGAAGCTGATGGTGTATTTGTTCGGGGGACAGAAAGAAAAAAACAGATGGAAGTTTGCCACGGGATTATTTATGAGGGATGGAATAAAAATGGCAAGCGCGTCTCTTTGAGAAACCAAAAGGTAATTATGACAACCCAGCCAACAAACACGTTTTGGAAGGAATTTCAGGCCTTTTCTGCCAATGAATATTCGATAGAAAATACACATGTAATTACGAATAGTGACGGGGGCAGAGGATATACAGCTGAGAAGTTCCAAGAGGCTTTTTCACAGTCGAAACACCAAGTATTAAATCAATTAGACTCGTATCACATAGGTGAAGCCTTAAACCGAGCTTTAGGCTGGAAAAAGAATAAATTCAAGGGGTCTATTCAACAAGCTTTATCAGACCATGATAAAAAGGCCTTTTCATTATATTTGGATACATTTGAAAGTATGCTAACCGACGAAAAAGAGATAAAAAAAGTAAATGATTTTCGAGGTTATATTTTGAATAATTGGGATCGGATTTTTGATTGGCGAGATAAAGTGAAAAGTCATCCAAAAGATGCGCGTGGGTTAGGTGGAATGGAGTCGAATCAACGCCGTATTTCTTTCAGGATGAAGAAAAGAGGTATGCATTGGAGTAAAGAAGGTGCGGAGGCCATGGTAAAAGTAAAACAAGGGATAATCAACGGAACTTTGCGAGACGTATATTTAAAGGCACAAGGACGAAGTGAAAGAAAGCATCGTGAAGTGAAAAGAACCATTCGTATGTCTCAAGTATTACGCCAGCCTACACAACCTTCTATCGGTGTAAAAAACGGTAGTATAAGCTTGTACGTCGCCCACTCAACAGCGACAGGGAAATTATTAAAATGTTTTCGGTAA
- the pdaA gene encoding delta-lactam-biosynthetic de-N-acetylase — MVLKKLALLLLTIVLIFTNGLSAFAVSNAQIHWGFKKAQNEVPPEAGATYDNLLKKYGAFYKADSEEKVVYLTFDNGYENGYTAKILDVLKKEKVPATFFVTGHYLESAPDLVKRMVREGHIIGNHSWSHPDFTQQSDAKIKQELDRVKEKTMELTGQKEMLFLRPPRGIFSERTLKVARDAGYIHVFWSLAFVDWKIDQQKGWDYAYNEMMKQIHPGAVILLHTVSKDNADALEKAIIDLKKRGYTFKSLNDYMLSQELGKDNKIFY, encoded by the coding sequence ATGGTTTTGAAAAAGCTCGCATTACTGTTATTGACCATCGTGCTCATTTTTACCAACGGACTATCTGCTTTTGCTGTTTCCAACGCGCAAATTCATTGGGGATTCAAAAAAGCTCAAAATGAAGTTCCACCAGAAGCAGGCGCCACTTACGACAATTTATTAAAAAAATATGGTGCCTTTTATAAAGCAGATTCGGAAGAAAAGGTTGTGTATTTAACATTTGATAATGGTTATGAAAATGGCTACACCGCAAAAATTTTAGATGTATTAAAAAAAGAAAAAGTTCCAGCGACATTTTTTGTTACAGGGCATTATTTAGAGTCGGCACCTGATTTAGTGAAACGGATGGTGAGAGAAGGCCATATTATTGGAAACCATTCATGGAGCCACCCGGATTTTACACAACAAAGTGACGCGAAAATAAAACAAGAATTAGACCGTGTAAAAGAAAAAACAATGGAATTAACTGGACAAAAGGAAATGCTATTTCTCCGCCCGCCACGAGGAATCTTTAGTGAAAGAACATTAAAAGTAGCAAGAGATGCTGGATATATCCACGTGTTTTGGTCTTTAGCTTTTGTCGATTGGAAAATTGATCAACAAAAAGGTTGGGATTATGCATACAACGAAATGATGAAACAAATTCATCCAGGGGCAGTCATCCTTCTACATACAGTGTCCAAAGATAATGCTGACGCCCTTGAAAAGGCAATCATTGACTTGAAGAAGCGTGGATATACGTTTAAAAGCTTGAACGATTACATGCTCAGTCAAGAATTAGGAAAAGATAACAAAATATTTTATTAA
- a CDS encoding SE1561 family protein — MQTTQDNQLQFLQQRFNSFIETLETIEPEKVDLEEIDRLIEMIDEMEEKCKQVKVQE, encoded by the coding sequence TTGCAAACTACCCAAGATAATCAGTTGCAATTTTTACAACAACGATTCAACTCATTTATTGAAACTTTAGAAACGATTGAGCCTGAAAAAGTGGACTTAGAAGAAATCGACCGACTTATTGAAATGATTGATGAAATGGAAGAAAAATGTAAACAAGTGAAAGTACAAGAATAG
- a CDS encoding YfkD famly protein yields the protein MNKPLYKTLLLTITLMLTMILNHPVTFAVNVEKVAEKKAEGKYNIPSSVLNIAKENTYPNPSQDLPHLQPSELTNELLETCKVKIENPDLILMLNETSINKPIIAMGHKATIYLGQWPLNYESKETSANWEYQKINTNYYDNRGGDSPYKFHYVQETQKVIRGGLTAKIPHANDVKKMMLLKAAEKTKFPLSFDTIIGAATKKDQYYNIPKRKVGYLDAYAPAVNEKGTVTYGEVYLVLKGGKKSIVVKNITSQGIGAWIPIQDHVSFKFSAVELPR from the coding sequence ATGAATAAGCCATTATATAAAACTCTTTTATTAACGATTACCCTTATGTTAACAATGATTTTAAACCATCCTGTAACTTTTGCGGTAAATGTAGAGAAAGTAGCTGAAAAGAAAGCAGAAGGGAAATATAATATACCAAGTTCAGTACTAAACATTGCTAAGGAAAATACGTATCCAAATCCATCTCAAGATTTACCACATCTTCAACCGAGTGAACTAACGAATGAGCTATTGGAAACGTGTAAAGTGAAAATTGAAAATCCTGACTTGATTTTAATGTTAAATGAAACAAGTATTAACAAGCCAATCATTGCGATGGGGCATAAAGCGACAATCTATTTAGGACAATGGCCGCTAAATTATGAGTCCAAAGAAACTTCAGCAAATTGGGAATATCAAAAAATCAATACGAACTATTATGATAACCGCGGAGGAGATTCCCCATATAAATTTCATTATGTCCAAGAAACACAAAAAGTCATTCGTGGCGGTTTAACAGCAAAAATTCCTCATGCTAATGACGTGAAAAAAATGATGCTATTAAAAGCAGCAGAAAAAACAAAATTCCCACTATCCTTTGATACAATCATTGGGGCTGCAACGAAAAAAGACCAATATTACAATATTCCTAAACGGAAAGTAGGCTATTTAGATGCGTATGCACCTGCAGTGAATGAAAAGGGAACTGTTACGTATGGAGAAGTATACCTTGTTCTGAAAGGCGGGAAAAAATCCATCGTTGTAAAAAATATTACCTCCCAAGGAATTGGAGCTTGGATACCAATACAAGACCATGTATCCTTCAAATTTTCAGCTGTTGAACTACCGAGATAA